The following proteins are encoded in a genomic region of Paenibacillus sp. FSL H3-0469:
- a CDS encoding GNAT family N-acetyltransferase, producing the protein MKATIQQITGTNKEQFENLFNYYLYELSAYSQEDIGAEGTFEMEDISPYYRDERLYPYFIKFDDKIVGFILVTSPPYVAKGVDYSVQELFILPKYRGTNIAKDAVMQIFKLYSGRYEVGMFKSNVKAVKFWTKLISALEIPVFVEDGSTEIQGNVVQTAGMKFTTA; encoded by the coding sequence ATGAAAGCGACAATTCAACAAATAACAGGTACAAACAAAGAACAATTTGAAAACTTATTTAATTATTATCTCTATGAGCTTTCTGCTTACTCTCAGGAGGATATTGGAGCAGAAGGTACATTCGAAATGGAAGATATCTCGCCGTATTATAGGGATGAACGGTTATATCCTTACTTTATCAAGTTTGATGACAAAATCGTTGGGTTTATTCTGGTTACCTCCCCTCCTTATGTTGCAAAGGGAGTGGACTATTCAGTGCAGGAGCTGTTTATATTGCCCAAATACAGAGGCACGAATATAGCCAAAGATGCTGTCATGCAAATCTTCAAACTGTATTCTGGCCGCTACGAGGTGGGGATGTTCAAATCGAATGTAAAAGCTGTTAAGTTCTGGACTAAGTTGATATCAGCACTTGAAATTCCGGTATTCGTAGAAGATGGTTCCACTGAAATTCAAGGAAATGTAGTGCAGACGGCTGGTATGAAATTTACGACAGCTTAA